The nucleotide sequence acaacaatgaaataataaaatgactcccaacccacgtatcagagccctagacacgactcttgaaccaccaccgactactcaggatcacctgcaagttacccataggaagggcaacattttcaagcagaaggggtgagattcacaacaataaatatagatattaaaatcattaatgaatctaacaccctatatcTTCAACATGTACACTTGCAAATCTTATAATTATTCACaatcacaacaacatcatcataatcatccacttaacaagtagtatacaatgtatataatatcatcaacatcaacaatacaccaagaCCACAATGAATACACATATATAAGAATGTATatcaaacatcaacatcatcattacatcaagactcatgcaaatgacatgaccactgctaagacaccatcttagacttcttaatgagatgcaattatgcatgtggtaccaatcaggaccgaggtcctcaccgcttttgaatggttaaagcattcatcaggaccgaagccctcaccgctgttgagcaactagtactccaggaccgaagccctcaccgctgttttatgcatatgcaatggacctacttgtgtatatctacatacaactgaccatgcaatgcaactccatgtgactccacttaatcGACAagtatgattaataattaaaacatacaatgcattcctcatcatcaatcaacatccaacagagattcaaccattcagaatgatgcacaattaattataattatgcttaaacaacaacactcGAACCTCATTAATCAAGCAAGCAAAACTGCACTCAAAACTGcactagctcgcctcgcgagcacatctgctcgccatggcgagttcacaaaaacactagctcgccatggcgagttcaaggcgaactcgaggcgagtgaaaatcaggtgcactcgggaaaaagtgacattttctcactccaactccaattctaagttccctattcatctttttaacctaaaactttcaccaatcatcattaaaatcatctaggtaccttaaaccatccccaaaacatcttataacaacttttcaaaaatcaagtgttaatctgggctactcgccatggcgagttggattgctcgcgaggcgagcgatgaagttgctcactccccaaatcagtttacagatgcaaattaactttctgtatgcacttagaacctatttctaacatcaaattcatgcttacaactCCAAAAACTACAACTtcaacataaaacccaaaatccccaatttttaccaaaacctgttaaactcgaaatcagactttaaattctatactattgaagtaaaccccacccttaccttagaaattgaagaagaaatgcacagcaatgctcagcccttggttctctcttgctcttggctttctcttgttttctcccaaaaactgcttctaCGTAAAACTACTCTAACTTCTTTGTATTAACCTCCCACTAAAatgtaactccctttaattatacttaactccccataacttctaataactcctattatttcccaaactccaaaataattaccatttcatacttattttaattattattaaataaaccatatactaaattaatacaccacataaaacatccaacaatcacatatatacaaatatatgcatatactccacataaaccaccaaacatcatatataataatatatatacatactccacataataaaataattaaataaataactagggcgttacaggtgagagagagtatgaaaagagagaaatagatgagaaatagagtagatttgatggGTTGCTTGGTAGAAGAGAAaggagagaaatagaagagagagaagtgtgtttaattttaaaaagacaaaaatatccttgcatttaaatttgattgattttttttttcaagtttattttgtcttttaatataatttagttattaatttacataattaattttattattattttagtaagtaaattaattaaaacatacCACTTGATAATAGTATATACCATTCACGTATTAGCCTGCTATCAAGAAAAACAATGCACCAGCTTTGAAAATTAGGGGAGGACGGTTTTGGAATTAAACACCTTAAGCCACTTTCTTCCCACAAGTGAAGAGAAATAAAAAGTAGGTGGAGTCCATGAAATATAATCTCTCTTCACTAACTCTCTGATGCTCCAAACAAGAGAAAAGTCATCTCTCTTCACACTTTCTCTCTCGACAATCTCTCTCACCTATCTCTTGCcttccaaacacagtgcaagtTAGAACAGTAAAAAGGGACTCAACTTCCTCTAGAAAAGACCTAAGAGCAAGATCAAAAGACTTAAGAGCAAGATCAAAAATAAAACGGTGTAATATTCTTGACTAGTTTGATAAAACTGTGCAACAATGTCTGTTCTCAGCGCTCTCAGATCATCAAAACTCATCACATGGAAACCCGTAACTCACTCTCCTCTTATACCCTGTTTGGTTTATTTCAAATGTTCCACTATCCAAAATCACACAAACTTCAAATAGTTTAATtgaaaccaaacaaaaacagATTATCTCGCTCTATTTGTGCAGACGGGGAAGCTTCAACAGACCCTAGGAGGAAGCGTGGAGCGGAAGGGAATCTCGTTGCATTCGGGGAAGGTATCGACGGTGAGATTGTGTCCAGGATTTGCAGGTCAAGGAAGGTGGTTTGAGTTTAGGAACAGTTTAGTTCCTGCTTCTGTTGAATTTGCTCAGGTTTCGCCACTTTGTACTACTTTGTGTAAAGATGGGGTGAGGATTAGGACTGTTGAGCATTTGCTTTCTGCATTGGAAGGTTTTGGGGTTGATAATTGTAGGATTCAGATTGAAAATTTGGATGATCAAGGTGATGATGCTGAGGTAAGAAGATTGGTGAATggtataaaaatgaaaaattacttgtttttttatgaGTAGAATGTATTAATATGTGCCTGTTTTTATTGACTTAATTGAGCGTATTTATTCACTGGTGTACGCATTTGTGAGACTGTTGGAGAGAGTTTATGGAAAAACTTATGACTGTTTTCTTCGTATTTACTAGTttaaacacttgtgagactgttcgAGAGAAGTTAGGGCATGTTCATATGTTGTTTTTCagttatttccataagctctatAGGATAGCTTAAGAAAACAGTTTGTATGAAAACAACTTGATTTATTCTCTCTTTATACATAGAGAATATAAGGATGACTTGATGATTAAAGTGGGGGAGTTAAAGAGTGGAGTGATTAGGAGGTCAAGAGTTTGATTCCCACTCTGAACATAAAAACTAATACTAACATttgctatttaaaaaaaaatgcaaacttGGTCTTATATGTTAAAGAGTCCCATGTCGGTTGAGAAATGACCTGAATAAGTGTTTATAAGTGCGGGCAATCCTCACCTagttttgtgaggttgtgttaggcccatccacaatttctaagatggtatcagagcctcctGCTATCAGGTTTTCGCTATCTGGCCACCCACTATTTATATCCACGCACCAAGTCTAATAGTGTTGGGCATGATGGGGGTgttaaagagtcccacatcggttgaGAGATGGTTTGAATAAGTGTTTATAAGCAGGGGCAATGCTCACCCCACAATCcggttttgtgaggttgtgttaggcccatcAACAATTTCtaagcttatacataaacacgTATAGGATAGGCATGTAATTAAGTCACTTATTGACCTATGCCACATATTATAAACTCCTTTTACAGTTTTCACATATACTACCTACTTAGAAAAGTAGACATTATATTTACTGTGTCCATTTTGTGTATGGATATTCTTAAAATACTCTTTTGTACATGTAACAGTTAGTTATGATTCTAATTAATCTCATGCTGAATTTGTAATTTATTGCTGAAACCAACAAAATATCCAAATACCCACATCCTGATTTTTGCAAGGTTTTGGTGTGCAAATATGATAAGTGGCACTTTTGCGTAAACTGTTTTTAagcatttatttattcaataagtTGTTGAAATAAGTTAAAAACAACTAACGGACATGTTGtaagttatttttgtaaaaatataagtgtttatgccaTGATATCTTTAATAAACCCAAATAAGTTCTAAATAAACTCTTCCAAACACCTTCATAATATACGAGAAAAGGCCTTAGTAGTTTACCACAAACCTCTAATAAGGACAGTACAGCttgtattttcaattttcatatcCACTCTCCTAGGCTCTGTTTCATCAAAATAAAGATAGCATTTGCAATTTCGTGGAAAGAAAATAATCCGTGATTAGATTTTCTTGCCGTCCCTTACATTTAGTTCTTGAAATAAATAGTGTTATTTTCCTTAATTTCTGGTACAGATTCCTATATTTGATGGGTCGGCGAGGGAATGGGTGGCTGCCTTGGAAGAAGTTGGTTTAGAGATAGCAACTGATGCTGATGGGAAAAGCTGTGAGAAAATAGCTCCACATGTGAATGAACCGGTACATGTTTGGAGGAATGATTCTTTTGTTGCTGCATTTCCTTCAGAAATGGTTCGAGTAACTTATGGCATAAACTTTCCACAGGTAAGGATAGGTTGATACATTAGATTGAGAATATTGATCAAGATTTTTCTTAGCATATGccattaaaatatttcaatgtaCTTTATGTTTTCTTCATTACACTATCGTTACTGGACATTTATTATAATTGAAAAGTTTTGCTTGCTTTTCTCTGATTACTCTATAGATTTTTATGTGTTACCCAATTTTCTAAGTTTGAAAGAATATAACTTTCATGCTTTCAAAGGAGACTGTACTTAATGCGAATTCTTCGTGGGAAATAGACCACAAGCTGCCACTTGAGTTGAGGAAATCCTCATCTGTGTTCGAAAGTGTCAAACTTAAAGCTTCCAACGACAagaacaaaaactaaaacctttTCCCATCAGGTGGGATTAACCACATAAATCAAAAGATGCCATTGTATTATTGCAAAAACTAATCCTCACTTAAAGCTGCctaaggaaaataaaaatgaaatcgGAAACCAAATATGGTTTATTCTAGTATGTATAGCAATTTGAAGATTGTTTATTGGACTAATTAGTATTGCAAAGTTGTTTTTATCTTTCCCAGATGATGTGTTTCCAAGAACATCAAATTTACTAGTTTTGGGCATTTTTagtgacatttttttataaaaactaatgTGCCAATAATTTTGCCCTAGAATTGATAATGCAATTGAATATGATAAGTTTTATCCGCATCATGATTACCCTTGCGTGAGAATCGGAACTTTTAACTTGTTCTGAAAGAATATTAGAGAACAAATCAGCTAAATTTTTGCATTCAAAATCTTTTGTTAGCAAGGTCACAACTTATAAGATGATTTGGTTTGACATTAAATAAGAAGCAAATACACCTTTCTTTTTCAGGCATCTGCAATTGGCTGCCAGTGGTTTTCTACCACCCCCTTTGATGATTTGGTTTATTCCATGCAAATAGCATTGTCCAGAACCTTCTGCATCTATGAAGAGGTTAGTTATAAAGTTAATCCATTTGTAGTCTAGATATGGCTTGTTTCTGTTGCCAAATGTTATTTAGTGCAAAACAGAATGTTATTTTAGATGCCACATGAATTTGTTTGTAACTCTAAGTTTAACCAGATTTACAAAACCTTGCTGTATTTCACTGAGTGAGGTTGACCAAATAGATAACTGACACTAGATCAATAACCCAATTTTCAGTAAAGTTGAGTGTTGCTGAGGAACTGTTGGATCAGTCTTCAGAGCTGTAATCTATTGGTTCTGGTCATCATAACTGCAATTGTATCAATCAAATCCCTTATATGATTGATTGTCAATTTGTCATCTTTTCCCTCTCTCAGTTCTTACCTGTTGAATCTATTAGTTTAGTTGTACATGTTTGATACCATGCAACTAACATCGGATACCCTGCTTTAACTTGTAGGTTGAGCAAATGCGAAATGCTGGACTTATCAAAGGAGGTTCTCTAGAAAATGCCATCGTGTGCAGGTATTTGCTTTGCTACAAATTTGTATTATAACCGTTCCTAATGCCCAGCTATGTGTGATAGCTAGCGACCGGTTTTGATAACTTATGATACTAAAGCATAGTTAATGCAGCAACGTTGATTCATTAGTCCCAAAATTTCATGCATGAAGTTATTTACATTTACATAAACACATATCTAAGCTTACGTCCATGAAGTTAGGTACATAAATCTAGGCAACAGATGTATAAATTAAGTCACTATTTCCTCGAAGTACGGCACTATTTGTTTGTGGTATTTATAACTCTGTGACGACTCTACAGTTTTCGTAGGCGTTTAATCTCTGATGTAAGACATGGTTTTATGAACTCTTTGCAAGAATCAATATTAGAATCATATACCTT is from Medicago truncatula cultivar Jemalong A17 chromosome 1, MtrunA17r5.0-ANR, whole genome shotgun sequence and encodes:
- the LOC25482546 gene encoding probable UDP-3-O-acyl-N-acetylglucosamine deacetylase 1, mitochondrial, yielding MSVLSALRSSKLITWKPTGKLQQTLGGSVERKGISLHSGKVSTVRLCPGFAGQGRWFEFRNSLVPASVEFAQVSPLCTTLCKDGVRIRTVEHLLSALEGFGVDNCRIQIENLDDQGDDAEIPIFDGSAREWVAALEEVGLEIATDADGKSCEKIAPHVNEPVHVWRNDSFVAAFPSEMVRVTYGINFPQASAIGCQWFSTTPFDDLVYSMQIALSRTFCIYEEVEQMRNAGLIKGGSLENAIVCSASKGWLNPPLRFSDEPCRHKILDLIGDLSLFAQFGNQGLPVAHIVAYKGGHALHLDLARRLMGMT